In a genomic window of Nyctibius grandis isolate bNycGra1 chromosome 4, bNycGra1.pri, whole genome shotgun sequence:
- the LOC137661877 gene encoding homeobox protein pv.1-like, translating to MTKAPFSVEWLSQSSQALKSPTEGSPHRASSAGYRPGSGSGSSPGLSERSKEQSAGPRAGRGGRSRERLAASPAAGAGGRPWGAGQPPPEEGPACSGPEEPSGRGGRRLRTAFSAEQLSTLESSFQRQRYVGAAERRRLARRMRLSEVQIKTWFQNRRMKLKRQLQELRTEPFCNPPLPYGPQSGVAPLPLTYVARPAPLPRHGAASGGFTLAALPAPTLDLSSACRAQPAGFWAAPCFVGYGDPRAFLLGV from the exons ATGACCAAAGCCCCTTTCTCTGTGGAGTGGTTGTCCCAGAGCAGCCAGGCCCTCAAGAGCCCCACCGAGGGCTCCCCGCACCGAGCATCCTCCGCGGGCTACCGGCCCGGCTCCGGCTCCGGCTCCAGCCCGGGCTTGAGCGAGCGGAGCAAGGAGCAGTCCGCCGGCCCGCGAGCCGGGAGAGGCGGTAGGAGCAGGGAGCGCTTGGCGGCTTCCCCCGCTGCAG GAGCAGGCGGGCGGCCGTGGGGAGCGGGACAGCCCCCGCCGGAGGAGGGCCCCGCGTGCTCGGGCCCCGAGGAGCCCAGCGGTAGGGGCGGCCGGCGGCTGCGCACGGCCTTCAGCGCCGAGCAGCTCAGCACCCTGGAGAGCTCCTTCCAGCGGCAGCGGTACGTGGGCGCGGCCGAGCGCCGCCGGCTGGCCCGCAGGATGCGCCTCTCGGAGGTGCAG ATCAAGACCTGGTTTCAGAACCGCCGGATGAAGCTCAAGcggcagctgcaggagctgaggaCGGAGCCTTTCTGCAACCCCCCGCTCCCTTACGGACCTCAGAGCGGCGTTGCGCCCTTGCCGCTCACATACGTGGCCCGGCCAGCACCTCTGCCCCGGCATGGGGCTGCCTCTGGGGGCTTCACCTTGGCGGCGCTACCGGCACCCACCCTGGACCTCAGCAGCgcctgcagagcacagcctgCGGGCTTTTGGGCGGCACCCTGCTTTGTAGGCTACGGGGACCCCAGAGCTTTCTTGTTGGGTGTCTGA